From Anomaloglossus baeobatrachus isolate aAnoBae1 unplaced genomic scaffold, aAnoBae1.hap1 Scaffold_52, whole genome shotgun sequence:
tgtgacatttggactgtagatcagcctggaagtgtgaaatgcactgcagcaaaaaagaatgttatttcttttttcattttttttttaaattgtgaaaagtttattcagagggtcatttattattcaacccctcaaaccacaagaattctgtttggttcccctaaagtattaagaagtatttcaggcacaaagaacaatgagcttcatgtttggattaattatctctttttccagccttttctgactaattataaccctccccaaacttgtgaacagcactcatacatggttaacatgggaaagacaaaggagcattccaaggccatcagagacaagatcgtggagggtcacaaggctggcaaggggtacaaaaccctttccaaggagttggccatacctgtctccactgttgggagcatcatccggaagtggaaggcttatggaactactgttagccttccacggcctggacagcctttgaaagtttccacccgtgccgagtccaggcttgtccgaagagtcaaggctaacccaaggacaacaaggaaggagctccgggaagatctcatggcagtggggacattggtttcagtcaataacataaataacgtactccaccgcaatggtctccgttccagacgagcccgtaaggtacctttactttcaaagcgtcatgtcaaggctcgtctacagtttgctcatgatcacttggaggactctgagacagactggttcaaggttctctggtctgatgagaccaagatcgagatctttggtgccaaccacacacgtgacgtttggagactggatggcactgcatacgaccccaagaataccatccctacagtcaagcatggtggtggcagcatcatgctgtggggctgtttctcagccaaggggcctggccatctggtccacatccatgggaagatggatagcacggcctacctggagattttggccaagaacctccgctcctccatcaaggatcttaagatgggtcgtcatttcatcttccaacaagacaatgacccaaagcacacagccaagaaaaccaaggcctggatcaagaaggaaaaaatcaaggtgttgcagtggcctagtcagtctcctgaccttaacccaattgaaaacttgtggaaggagctcaagattaaagtccacatgacacacccaaagaacctagataacttggagaaaatctgcatggaggagtgggccaagataactccagagacctgtgccggcctgatcaggtcttataaaagacgattattagctgtaattgcaaacaagggttattccacaaaatattaaacctaggggttgaataataattgacccacacttatgttgaaaatttattaaaatttaactgagcaacataacttgttggtttgtaagatttatgcatctgttaataaatcctgctcttgtttgaagtttgcaggctctaacctatttgcatcttatcaaacctgctaaatctgtagggggttgaagactactagtAGGCACTGTATGCGaggatgaaggacatatacacaaggatgggagacacatatacctaGAAAGGgattaggatggggacattagtataGAATTGGGTCATTttatccccgtaacagtgtcagcagcagatcccccaataACAGTGTTTCATGACCACATTGTTTGGTCAAAGGTGTTCCCTATATTCCTCCTTCAAAATCTAGgtatgtcttatggtccgaaaaaatacaataagtttaaaaagagagaaaatggctcTTTCCCTGACCATTTCTTACTTGAACAATTGTAACCGATTTTTtgataaaactctttgaattataGTACATTATGATGCCTTCTCctttgtgactcatctgacaacaggacctgattagtcttaaaaacatttggcaggggggcgtgtcctagacatggtggcgtgaggaagcTTACCTCCAGAGCTCTTGCGCCTACGGCTTTATTTCACAGATTTCCGCGGCCCCTTCTCATCCAGGATGCCCCCCAAGAAAAGACCAGGCGGTGCTCCCGCCTCCGCATCCCCCGGGGTGGGCCAGAAGTCCCAGGGGAGCCTCTCCAGATTCCTGGCGGTGCCGGGCCGGGAGCTCCCGCCAGCGGCCCAGGACAAGATGGCACCGGCTTCTCAGCAGCGTTCCCCGGCTGGGGATTTCCCTGGTGCGACCCGACGCCCGCCCACAGCCTCTGCAGCAGCACGGGTGTCTGGTGAGGGGGAGAAACGGGCAAACGCCACAGCGGGGAGACCAGCGGCGGCAGACCCAGGTacagaagcatggaggagggggggacccACAGGCCCGGCCACTCAGCATGATACTGGGAAGGCAGAGGAGGCTTCAGCAGCCGGGGGATCGCCCGAGCTGGGAGTTCCTGTGTTCCTCTGCACCCCAGGGACTCCTCCTCCTCTGGGGCAAGCAGAATGCCCCTTGATGGCAGGCgaccagccccccggcccccctcgGGATGACCTGCAGGCTCTGAGAGAGCTTAtcttggccctccccagcaaaaaagatctggaggatgtggtggccagaatagaatcctcccagcagatggcccTGGCTaccctgagggaggaaatggtagtgctggaagatagaatagaggcaacagagcaagcacaggagtccctggagggtagaatggagaggattgaacgGGACTGTGAGACTTCTAATGCCCGCATTAGGGAGCTTGCTCTGCTATTGGACGATCAAGAAAACAGGGGCAGGAGAAACAATATAAGACTGAAGGGTATcccggaggactggccccaagaTCTGCTGCGCACCAAAGTCTTATCCATATTCAATCAAGTCACTGATCGCCCCCCTGAGGCCTCCtatctctttgacagaattcatAGGGTCGCAAAGCCCGGCCCCAGATCTGCTTCCTTCCCCAGAGACGTATTATGTCGCTTGCATTATTATGGGGACAGAGAGAAGATTCTTCAGGGAGCCTGGTCGCATGGCTCTGTGGAAGTAGATGGGGCTGTGGTGAAGCTATTCCCggatgtctccagccgcacactataCATGAGACGGCTGCTTCACCCCCTACTGCTCAAAATCAAAGAGGCAAGTGCCTCGTACAGATGGGGCCACCTTTTTCATTTGATTGTTcgcaagggggactccgtgttcccattgaggaggcactcggagctttcaaaattgtatgactttcttggaataccagactgctcaatcccggactggatggagtgggaacctCAGGCCCCAACGGGACGGCGAAGGAGGAGGGATGGCGTCCAATCCTCCCACTGTGATGATCTTTGAGGGACATGAAATCTCTTGGGTGTTGATAGGTCAGGGAAGCGACCAAAGGGGTGGCTGAATGGTCGGGAGAGGAGTATGGTTGGGGGTTGCCCGGGGTTGTCCTCTGACCTCCTCGTTCCGATGGCAAGAGTCCTGGCCGTACGACTGGCCCAACAGACCACAGCGTACTGACTTACGTTCATGGCAACTTTAATCTGTTGACGTTGGGTCGTTTGGGGgggcgggcgggggaggggggtcTTGCATTTCCGTCTTGGATGGGGGGGTCCGCGGGAGGTTAATTTGACAGACCCTCCCCGGTTGTTTGGGGTCTGGGTCATCAAGCATATATAAGTGAGGCGCGGGTTGGAGCTCTGgccacatgtcagttcttgtccctaactatccctaagcagtttctgggctggtccctggtactgcgaGCGGCAGAACAGCTGCTTTTCCACTCTCTGCCTTTCCACTTTCTGCTCTTTCTTCTACATCTTTCTCTttcccctgctaaagggtctctgCTCTCGTTTGCCTACACCCTCTCCACCCCCCCTCTTCCACTCATTcgttcccccccccttcctccccccctcttatttcccctttttttttttgtaatttgttgTTCGTCCCTCCAGAGGTCAGTGACGGAGTATGACGAAGCAGAGACAAGCCGAGcttcgggtgggctcactgaatgttaagggtcttcacagcccggagaaatggtctattctcctgaacctactatggaaaaactgaattcaggtcgctttcctccaagaaacacactactgtgaggCAAAACCATACAAACTAGCCGATAGAAGGTTTCCTGTAGTGCATCATTCACCCTCCCCTGACTCTAGATCCAGGGGCACGAGCATCTTAGTGTCCAGTACGCTCCCATGGGAACTGTTGGACTCTCGATCggatgatcagggaaggcttctgatgctcaagggacgcattgctacTCAGACTTTCACTTTCGTGGCGGTCTACTTGCCAAATTCGGGTCAATGCCCCACATTGCTGcgttaccttgagcagatagaagaattctctgagggtactctggtcctcgggggtgactttaatgttgtgTTGGAGCCGCTGAGGGATAGCTCCAAAGGGGCGTCCAGTTTGCCACATATGGCACTACGTCGCTTGCTACGGGGATTACATGACCATcaactaatagacacatggcgattgatgcacccatcagacaaagatttcTCATTTTACTCGGCAGTGCATGACTGCTACTCCAGGTTAGACCTCTTTTTCCTTAAACATGGGGATCTACATTCTCTGGTGGCTTCCtcaatcgagtgcatatcattctctgatcacgccctgatcacaataactctatccctcggttgccccatcgggaggcagagtcagtggaccctgaacacttcgctactcgacgaaccggtgacaatgcaggaaataagggaggccttgagggaatatttcagcagtagcgggggggggggaggtgtccccgggcatagtctgggaggcgcacaaatgtgtggtgaggggactgttcatcaaacatggggctcgcctgaagagagaaagagaagctaAGGTTACATCCCTTCTGGCAGACAGAGAGCTGGAGGCAATccacaaggggtctctgggaggggacGTGGGGGCCACTTTGGTCAAGAAGAGGGAGGAGCTGCGGTCCCTGCTATATTGTAAAGCTAGGGGAACATTGGCTAGGTGTagacggcatttctatgaatttggcaataagagtggcagggccctggctagagctctgaggactcagagagcgagaggatTTGTCTCTAAGGTGCACACCGCGGGAGACAGGTGGGCTACtttgccgaaagacattgcctccgcttttaaagatttctATTCCACCCTCTATGCAATTGATGAGGggcggtctgagagggccaggacggaattgCGTAGCCGTATACGGATGTACATCGCGGACTCCGGCTTGAGACATCTCAAACCGGAGGCTGCGGCCGATCTGGAAAGGCCCATCTCGGAGGAGGAATACTGGTCCGCACTTAAAAAATCTCCCACAGGTAAGGCCCCTGGCCCggatggtttccctctgctctattacaaaaagCTGGATTCCATTTTGATTTCCCCATTTCTCTCAGCATTCAACCATGGCCCACATTCTGAAGCTGCCCCCTTGCCAAGGGATACCCTAGctgctaatatagtagtcatccctaaagagggcaaagaccctacttcgtgctctagttaccgacccatttccctcctcaacacagatctgaagctcttcactaggattcTTTCGGATAGACTTTCTCCATTGCTTGGGGAGATTGTTCACCcagaccaggctgggttcatgatgggtagggaagcaagggacaacacgactAAGGCTCTGAACTTAATACACAGGGCTAAATCCGATGGGCTGCCTTTGATGcttctgtcgaccgacgcagaaaaagcgttcgacagagttaactGGATTTTCATGGAGGAGGTCCTGCGGGCAGTGCAGTGGGGTTGGGGAGCATGATGCTTGCTTGGATTTGTTCCTTGTACAGCATCCCTTCGGCAGCAGTCAGAGTGAATGGTCTCCTTTCAGAGAGATTCCCCATTCGCAATGGGacaagacagggctgtcctctctcgcccttgattttcatattgactctggaacccctgctcagtcggatcagaggcaacattaacatatcgggccctaacgtctcaggttctacttataaaatcgcggcttatgcggacaacttgcttttttttattactgacccttgggtttccctccctaatcttctgagagagttggaaacatactcctcttTATCCAACTTTAgaattaatatgtcaaaatcggaggccctaaatatatctctcccccttgagcaagtcacatcgctacaatccgcgttcgagtttaggtgggctagccaGTCTTTGAAGTATTTGGGCATTCAGTTGACTGCGGACTCTAGCCAAATTTATAAGTTGAATTATCTCCCGCTCCTGCAATCTATTAGAAAAGATTGCGCTaactgggggaagggctacttcacatggttcgggagatgtgcaatattgaagatgaatatccTGCTACGTCTCTTATACCTGTTTCAATCCTTGCCGATTAGGATCCCTAGCTgtttcttcaaggaactggcctctctacatatcaaatttatctgggccaacaaaCCTGCGAGACTTTCCCGGTCTCTCTTGTGCAGACCTAAGAGTAGGGGAGGCCTGGATATCCCAGACCTTAAAAAGTACTATTTGGCCACGCACATGGTTAGGGTATTGGACTGGTGCCGCCATTCCAGCACAAAGCCGTGGGTGGCCCTAGAACAGAGTTTCTCGGAAATACATCTCCCGGCCACCCCCTGGCTTTTGAACCTCTCCCTGCCTGCTCTGAGATCCCATCCTACCATTGGCGCCACTCTTGAATGCTGTTCGAGAGGGGAGGTCAGACGTCTCCTCTTGCCagtgccttcccccatgtcacccataCTAGGTGACCCGGAATTTCGTCCTGGTCTCTCGGACCCGGTCTTTAGAAATTGGGTTCAGGGGGGCAAATTCAGAGCTTGCcatctgggtagagagggggaATGGCCTTCACTAGCGGATATCCGGGGTCTTTTGCCTTCAGGTCCCCTGGGGGaatggagggctatgcagttgaGGCACTTCATGTACTCCCTCCCTCGCTTCAGTCGATATGCCGGACCTCCTACGGGATTTGAAAAGTTGTGCCTGGGAGAGGGAGTCTTACGGCACTCACTATCCCTGGTATACAACATGCTATCAGATCCGGGGGATTTGCCCCCCCCCGGCCTTCCTGctgcagtgggagagggacctggggattagtttatccgactcacaaagaaacaacatcctccagctggcacatagaacttcgatcagttccagactgttggaagctaattacaaactgttggctaggtggtacagggtcccgaccagactccatagaatgtttccctcagttgaccctgtttgttggagatgcggtctgggggagggtgattttgtgcacattttttggtcttgcccttctctgCAGTGGTTTTGGTCAgaggtgggggaggtaatcagacggGTGACCGGTACCACTGAGACAATGGGTCCGGAgctatttattctacagctatccgaactcccggtctctaaatataggaaatcattgcttagatttctggtcatTGGCTGAAAGTCTACTACCCCCCCACGCTGACACAGTGGGTTTcgcggattaacgatctgatgcatatggaggatttgacatcctctattaacgaccgccaggaagacttttataggacatggtttccatggttggagttcacctaCTCGGCGGAGTACGCGGACTTGTTCTCTGAACCTCAGGAGTCGTgatccaccttttttttttttttttttcttcccctctctctctccctcgcccccCTCTTCCTTCTTTCCTACACTACTCCCTGACCCTCCCCCCTGCTTTCTCCTCCCACCCCTTCCTTTTCATCTCTCTTTCTCTACAGGCCTTCAATCCTTTTCAGGCTTTGATTTCTTTTTCTTCGCTCTTCTCCCTACTTACATTAAGTTGGGTCGGCTTAAAAAAGGTGTAAACTGGGCCAGACTTGAGTAGTAGTGGGGATGGGAATTGTATATGTGTGCtgactgtttgtatatatatattaccgtcatttctgtaataatacctgcgtcccaGTGGGGAGCAGGGGATGTAATGTTTAGttacgagtttggctttaaaataaagaatttggcaaattctgaaagcaagaatggctgcttcactctgttggttttctgatgtcggcaagacttgattcattagttaaacatttcaatgattcacaacatgaaaaaggttccttccctgtgcggtttcttcacatgtttaacaggatatgatttctgagaattacattttccacattcagaacataaacatggtttattttgtgtgatatttttgatggtcaacaagaCTTAATTTCATAGTAAAACATTTAccgcattctgggcatgaaaatggcttctcccctgtgtgaattctttgatgcccaacaagatctgatttccgaataaaacatttcccacactctgaacatgaaaatggcttctcccctgtgtgacttttctgatgtataacaagatgtgatctctgaataaaacatttcccacattctgaacataaaaatggcttctctcctgtgtgaattctttgatgcccaacaagatctgatttctgaataaaacatttcccacactctgaacatgaaaatggcttctcccctgtgtgacttttctgatgtataacaagatgtgatctctgaataaaacatttcccacattctgaacatgaaaatggcttctcccctgtgtgaattctttgatgcgcaTCAAGATCCgatttatgaataaaacatttcccacattctgaacatgaaaatggcttctcccctgtgtgaattctttgatgctcaacaagatatgatttccaactaaaacatttcccacattctgaacatgaaaatggcttctcccctgtgtgacttttctgatgtgtaacaagatctgatttcctaataaaacatttcccacactctgaacatgaaaacggcttaatccttgtgtgagatctttgatgcccaacaagttctgatttctgaataaaacatttcccacactctgaacatgaaaatggtttctcccctgtgtgaattttctgatgtctaataaggtttgatttctgaataaaacatttcccacattctgaacatgaaaatggcttatcccctgtgtgaattctttgatgctcaacaagatgtgatttcaatctaaaacatttcccacattctgaacatgaaaatggcttctcccttgtaggagcggtTTCATGTTCcagatcccttctgtaacttttattttgcttacaattctgtgataaatcggaattttggacttgtatgaaaagatcagatgatagagctttccgagaaaggactggaggtatatctgggacagcagcatgctcttcatatgtatcatgtgtgatactttgatcatctgttttaaattctgaagatattagatgtccatttgaactcccaatacagtcatctgctaaaaataaacacaatgttattagtttttaatattgtcttgaaagtacatttatttttttaaaccataacaacagaaattaaataaacaaaaaatgtattttgaatctgttttccaatttcgacatctacgagttacatcttcgttaattcggatctccaattcctagcaccagttctctgaaaTGTGCTATAGTAAAAAATCCGATTGATTGTCAAcaagtgactgcaggataatgagggacagggggctcctatactgtccctcacgctaggggaccctaagctattcctaacctatggattacccctgaagatggagatgcagaagtcccgtgccttactagtcTCCTGACTAGATTTAATCTGTGATccccaagggaaggaaggggcaggagtatgatagaaatacagattaagacagacgggacacattgcaaactcaaagaaataaacagtgagacacTAAAAagaaatgtggcaccctggacaagccaggggccacagagaacaacaccaacacaccccacactccctgcaggcacaccgaa
This genomic window contains:
- the LOC142282747 gene encoding uncharacterized protein LOC142282747, whose translation is MTDPLGNCKQNKSYRRDLEHETAPTREKPFSCSECGKCFRLKSHLVEHQRIHTGDKPFSCSECGKCFIQKSNLIRHQKIHTGEKPFSCSECGKCFIQKSELHQRIHTGEKPFSCSECGKCFIHKSDLDAHQRIHTGEKPFSCSECGKCFIQRSHLVIHQKSHTGEKPFSCSECGKCFIQKSDLVGHQRIHTGEKPFLCSECGKCFIQRSHLVIHQKSHTGEKPFSCSECGKCFIRKSDLVGHQRIHTGEKPFSCPECESSIKGVHLFARKIVLKKLHHKRDNSGLDSPAEREALQTLEDLLLEQSSVSTGVFPKSLLPRSTRFPPLSLCPAVEVFTRLVVDKFKQITVKRQDDNLTHKQRSALSELSNYNDIVIKPADKGGNIVIWAVENYEKEDLQKFRDKDTNMRLPSNPL